A genomic region of Pyrus communis chromosome 14, drPyrComm1.1, whole genome shotgun sequence contains the following coding sequences:
- the LOC137716175 gene encoding INCREASED PETAL GROWTH ANISOTROPY 1-like protein 1 — MPEEAESSEIVVFLTKELEASLEKNGSLEKENHELRQEVGRLKAQITSLKAHNNERKSVLWKKFQSTLEQTPATEKPNPKVDFTESEATKERSAARLLPTNAPPPTPRPPLPPTLFKEVKENKGPSAPAPPPPPPPSKALIGSRGVRRVPEVIELYRSLTRKDAHMENKANPAGVHVFALTKNMIGEIENRSSYVLAIKSEVETQGEFVNFLISEVEFAKFTNIADVEAFVNWLDRQLSSLVDERAVLKHFPQWPERKADTLREAAFSYRDLRNLKNEASSFEDNLKEPSILALRRMEALQDRLGRSVSSTERTRESASKRYRDFQIPWEWMLDTGLMGQMKLSSLRLAKEYMKRIIRDVESSECPREESLLLQGVRFAFRVHQFAGGFDSETVLAFEELKKIRTNSRRNGTI; from the exons ATGCCAGAAGAAGCTGAAAGCTCCGAGATCGTCGTCTTTCTCACGAAAGAACTCGAAGCCTCTCTCGAAAAGAACGGCTCGTTGGAGAAAGAAAACCATGAGTTGAGGCAAGAAGTTGGTCGTCTCAAAGCTCAAATAACTTCCCTCAAAGCACACAACAATGAGAGGAAATCTGTGCTCTGGAAGAAGTTTCAAAGCACATTGGAGCAGACTCCAGCGACAGAGAAACCGAATCCGAAAGTAGACTTCACAGAGTCAGAAGCCACAAAGGAAAGATCGGCAGCAAGATTGTTACCAACCAATGCACCACCACCAACGCCAAGGCCTCCCCTTCCTCCTACTTTGTTCAAGGAGGTAAAGGAAAACAAAGGGCCGTCAGCACCAGCACCGCCGCCTCCTCCTCCGCCCTCAAAAGCATTAATCGGGTCAAGAGGAGTGCGACGTGTTCCGGAAGTGATTGAGCTGTACCGTTCACTTACAAGGAAAGATGCACACATGGAGAACAAGGCCAACCCTGCAGGAGTTCATGTTTTTGCACTTACTAAGAACATGATCGGAGAAATCGAAAACCGTTCATCTTACGTTTTAGCT ATAAAGTCGGAGGTCGAAACGCAAGGAGAGTTCGTAAACTTTTTGATCAGTGAGGTCGAGTTTGCAAAATTTACAAACATTGCAGATGTGGAAGCATTTGTGAACTGGCTGGATCGGCAGCTATCTTCTTTAGTCGATGAGAGAGCAGTGCTGAAGCACTTCCCGCAGTGGCCGGAACGAAAGGCGGACACGCTGCGAGAAGCCGCTTTCAGCTACAGAGACCTGAGGAATCTGAAAAACGAAGCCTCATCATTTGAGGACAACCTGAAGGAGCCATCAATCCTTGCTCTGAGAAGAATGGAAGCATTACAAGACAG GTTGGGAAGAAGTGTGAGCAGCACAGAAAGAACAAGGGAGAGTGCCAGCAAGAGATACAGGGATTTTCAGATCCCATGGGAGTGGATGCTGGACACAGGGCTGATGGGTCAG ATGAAACTGAGCTCACTAAGGCTAGCCAAGGAATACATGAAGAGGATTATTAGAGACGTGGAGTCTAGCGAATGTCCAAGAGAAGAAAGTCTCCTGCTTCAAGGAGTCCGTTTCGCTTTCCGGGTACACCAG TTTGCAGGTGGTTTTGATTCGGAGACGGTTCTCGCGTTCGAGGAACTAAAGAAGATACGCACGAACAGTAGACGAAATGGCACGATTTAG